From Candidatus Thermoplasmatota archaeon, one genomic window encodes:
- a CDS encoding helix-turn-helix domain-containing protein: MQSYVGLGALLFASALALALCAPVTEATVGTVRSVAGEAPNLSPQQTSGSSGASPQSTSNSGQPLGIPYVIEQIRAAECSAASLAGSLGLTYQTNHECASATPADDPPREEEPEVPPTGPVDPPAPLDEIVEGPIEAPAVSNPIRVRATPEGIVVEERTTNSQWIVLWPSGLDGGQPNPGAVLAQVDVLRDAGLLWKEASSRLWLLGELVPFDGTDDLPNLACDVSLAQPADCTYSPPGAGRTSAAALAASLAAGAASLEPADPGPIQSGAAPAARAATGERVLGSASPPSPVGREPAQGVTQSSAPLAAPVDGVLPSLAVALLLGLLPALLLYHRLARTGILENGVRKRIYDAVASSPGITVQGVAREAGVSHSTATYHLALLSESDMIVSNPDGNKVRFYQNGGRFDRDERAALPVLQNVAAVTLLERIVERPAAHRAELAAQMGVSTTTLNWYLRKLFECGLVREEREGRRAPIYPAHDRLAVLVPKLLAKAEAFDDATRERLSRLAGRTLPAEAASQPMPLAAPSL, translated from the coding sequence GGTGGGCACCGTCCGGAGCGTCGCCGGCGAAGCGCCGAATCTTTCGCCGCAACAAACGAGCGGCTCCTCCGGAGCTTCGCCCCAGAGCACCTCCAACAGCGGGCAGCCCCTTGGAATCCCCTACGTCATCGAACAGATCCGCGCCGCCGAGTGCTCGGCAGCTTCGCTCGCGGGGTCGCTGGGACTCACCTACCAGACGAACCACGAGTGCGCGAGCGCGACCCCCGCGGACGATCCGCCGCGCGAGGAGGAGCCCGAGGTTCCGCCGACGGGACCCGTCGATCCTCCCGCGCCGCTCGACGAGATCGTCGAGGGCCCCATCGAAGCCCCCGCCGTCTCGAACCCGATCCGCGTCCGAGCGACGCCCGAGGGCATCGTCGTCGAGGAGCGCACGACGAACAGCCAATGGATCGTGCTGTGGCCCTCCGGCCTCGACGGCGGCCAGCCCAACCCCGGCGCCGTCCTGGCGCAGGTCGACGTCCTGCGCGACGCGGGCCTCCTTTGGAAGGAAGCCTCCTCGCGCCTGTGGCTGCTTGGCGAGCTCGTTCCGTTCGACGGGACCGACGACCTCCCCAACCTCGCTTGCGACGTCTCGCTTGCGCAGCCGGCCGACTGCACCTACAGCCCACCGGGCGCGGGACGTACCAGCGCGGCGGCCCTGGCCGCCTCGCTTGCGGCCGGCGCGGCGTCCCTTGAGCCCGCCGATCCGGGACCGATCCAGTCCGGCGCCGCCCCCGCGGCCCGCGCGGCCACCGGCGAGCGCGTGCTCGGTTCGGCGTCCCCGCCGTCGCCCGTGGGCCGCGAGCCCGCGCAGGGCGTGACCCAATCGTCCGCTCCGTTGGCCGCTCCGGTCGACGGCGTGCTCCCGTCGCTTGCCGTCGCCCTCCTGCTGGGCCTGCTGCCGGCGCTCCTGCTCTACCATCGCCTGGCGCGCACCGGCATCCTCGAGAACGGCGTGCGCAAGCGCATCTACGACGCCGTCGCGAGCTCGCCTGGCATCACCGTGCAGGGCGTCGCGCGCGAGGCGGGCGTCTCCCACTCGACGGCCACGTACCATCTCGCTCTTCTCTCGGAGAGCGACATGATCGTGTCGAACCCCGACGGGAACAAGGTCCGGTTCTACCAGAACGGCGGCCGCTTCGATCGCGACGAGCGCGCCGCGCTTCCCGTCCTCCAGAACGTCGCGGCCGTCACGCTGCTTGAGCGCATCGTCGAGCGCCCCGCCGCGCACCGCGCCGAGCTTGCCGCGCAGATGGGCGTCTCGACCACGACGCTCAACTGGTACCTGCGCAAGCTCTTCGAGTGCGGTCTCGTGCGCGAGGAGCGCGAGGGCCGCCGCGCTCCCATCTACCCGGCGCACGACCGCCTGGCCGTGCTCGTCCCAAAGCTCCTTGCGAAGGCCGAGGCCTTCGACGACGCCACGCGCGAGCGCCTCTCCCGCCTGGCCGGTCGCACGCTTCCCGCCGAGGCGGCGTCCCAACCCATGCCGCTTGCCGCGCCCTCCCTCTGA
- a CDS encoding winged helix-turn-helix transcriptional regulator: MGTGVAQATEFQYVNVAWDVDWFVLDEVGERYPPLNNLWHHEDGVNVPAPLADGASDAGSLPSQQVDTSEVSSGSGGLAPSVKATAKPSHVESDPVPSTTRDPNDFPGGLVQDVVQGAPAPLDFQSDAAPVATDARPESPRASPPTAPKPDAVRSEQLSATTQSDGDAPTRAPPPAAATLPGLLPAAVAGSLVAALAAILLYHRLRGNETLTNATRKTIYDVVLASPGLCIQDIASQSRVSHSTAAYHLDRLLGARMVVAEDDGNRIRYYKNGGRFTPEERAAVPILQSGETVRVLEAILDKPWTYRSELAIRLGVTPTTINWHLKRLFEAGFVLESREGRNGYLYADASRLRTLLAPLREKLSAEGGHDLSGPVDRILAAASTPQAQLARTLAPAAAMPVTVPERTVA; this comes from the coding sequence TTGGGTACGGGTGTTGCCCAAGCAACCGAATTCCAATACGTCAACGTCGCCTGGGACGTGGACTGGTTCGTCCTCGACGAGGTCGGGGAGCGATACCCGCCTCTGAACAACCTCTGGCACCACGAGGACGGGGTGAACGTGCCCGCCCCCCTCGCCGACGGCGCAAGCGACGCCGGGAGCCTGCCCTCGCAGCAGGTGGACACGTCCGAGGTCTCGTCCGGATCGGGCGGCCTTGCGCCCTCCGTCAAGGCCACCGCCAAACCTTCCCACGTCGAGAGCGACCCCGTTCCCTCCACCACGCGCGATCCCAACGACTTCCCCGGCGGGCTCGTCCAGGACGTCGTCCAAGGCGCCCCCGCCCCGCTCGACTTCCAATCGGACGCGGCGCCCGTCGCCACCGACGCGCGCCCCGAGTCACCGCGCGCAAGCCCGCCGACGGCGCCCAAGCCCGACGCCGTCCGCTCCGAGCAGCTCTCCGCCACGACGCAATCGGACGGCGACGCCCCGACGCGAGCGCCGCCGCCGGCGGCCGCCACGCTTCCGGGCCTGCTGCCCGCCGCCGTCGCGGGAAGCCTCGTCGCCGCGCTTGCCGCGATCCTGCTCTACCACCGCCTGCGCGGAAACGAGACGCTCACGAACGCCACGCGCAAGACGATCTACGACGTCGTGCTGGCGAGCCCCGGCCTCTGCATCCAGGACATCGCAAGCCAGTCCCGCGTCTCCCACAGCACGGCCGCCTACCACCTCGACCGCCTCCTTGGCGCGCGCATGGTCGTCGCCGAGGACGACGGCAACCGCATCCGCTACTACAAGAACGGCGGGCGGTTCACGCCCGAGGAGCGCGCGGCCGTCCCCATCCTCCAAAGCGGCGAGACGGTGCGCGTTCTCGAAGCCATCCTCGACAAGCCGTGGACCTACCGCTCGGAGCTTGCGATCCGCCTTGGCGTCACGCCCACCACGATCAACTGGCACCTGAAGCGCCTGTTCGAAGCGGGCTTTGTCCTCGAGAGCCGCGAAGGCCGGAACGGCTACCTCTACGCCGACGCGTCCCGCCTGCGCACGCTCCTTGCGCCGCTTCGCGAGAAGCTCTCGGCCGAGGGCGGTCACGATCTCTCCGGACCCGTCGACCGGATCCTCGCCGCCGCGAGCACGCCCCAGGCGCAGCTTGCGCGGACGCTTGCGCCGGCCGCCGCGATGCCCGTCACGGTGCCGGAGCGCACCGTCGCCTAG
- a CDS encoding helix-turn-helix domain-containing protein, with translation MNARVFRNEVRRKLYGLIEGTSGAIITELSREVGLSHSTVSYHLKILEESGAVLAKRDGRVVRYYTASQFQDVNRRLEPLVKRARVVAILKLIDAEPNLVPFNIAKRLEVSVPTIMWHLQKLQAYGAITMEKRNGHYDITLRPEVRASLARQNGHPPEPPAPSAGDHAAEPAEIVAERS, from the coding sequence GTGAACGCGCGCGTCTTCCGGAACGAAGTCCGACGCAAGCTGTATGGGCTCATCGAGGGCACCTCGGGCGCCATCATCACCGAGCTCTCGCGCGAGGTGGGCCTGAGCCACTCGACCGTCTCGTACCACCTGAAGATCCTCGAGGAGTCCGGAGCCGTGCTCGCCAAGCGCGACGGCCGCGTCGTGCGCTACTACACCGCAAGCCAATTCCAGGACGTGAACCGGCGCCTCGAACCGCTCGTGAAACGCGCGCGCGTCGTGGCCATCCTCAAGCTCATCGACGCCGAGCCCAACCTCGTTCCCTTCAACATCGCCAAGCGCCTGGAGGTGTCCGTGCCCACCATCATGTGGCACCTGCAGAAGCTCCAGGCCTACGGCGCGATCACCATGGAGAAGCGCAACGGGCACTACGACATCACGCTGCGTCCCGAGGTGCGCGCCTCGCTTGCGCGCCAAAACGGGCACCCGCCCGAGCCGCCGGCGCCCTCCGCCGGCGACCACGCGGCCGAGCCGGCCGAGATCGTGGCCGAACGAAGCTGA
- a CDS encoding S8 family serine peptidase, with product MRARAIALLVPLLLAPLAAADTAPRQEYLVSFHGAVPNSLPAPFALLERFDFAGVARVEGPAHALSVLRAMPEVAWIGVDEPLTLHLASSRAAVSVGPHLWDSGYDGRGVTIAVVDSGLDASHPAFEGKVRRAVRVSSQGVVDAGEDPDGHGTHIAGVAAGTGAGSPGQQHAGMAPSASIVGIDISTSFTTTNAIRAFEWIHDHFVPLGIRVVTNSWGREKQDARYDPDDALIRASDALVRNGIVVVFSAGNRGADGAASLTVEAMNPNVITVGATDDAGSIEPYSSRGPAIDRNGNHAPWTKPDVVAPGSSITSARSTQKPGSGDAGRYYTTMSGTSMATPHVAGIAALLLQANSALTPAQVKDALVRTAIDRGARGPDSETGHGFVDATAAITLVIGEGAREIVERVPFSSAGSAKVVNGMVVANNGAPSSRASEVEIPVHVPAGTTSLSFAFRWSGAVSFSVVLTNGRETIGPWSGSTHIEADVDRKLAPGGWTILARPSGTGSVDYRLDGEALVVTHAVPKARPGVAPIALSKQPGFFEEWKARSHVLGILPASEVPLVIAGAAALCIAVVSTLWLRRRLGSPPEAQEAHWQGVVEAGEAGRR from the coding sequence GTGCGCGCTCGCGCGATCGCCCTGCTCGTTCCGCTCCTTCTGGCGCCCCTTGCCGCCGCCGACACGGCGCCCCGGCAGGAGTACCTCGTGAGCTTCCACGGCGCCGTGCCCAACTCCCTGCCGGCGCCCTTTGCCCTTCTCGAGCGGTTCGACTTTGCCGGCGTCGCGCGCGTGGAGGGACCCGCCCACGCGCTTTCCGTCCTCCGCGCGATGCCCGAGGTCGCCTGGATCGGCGTCGACGAGCCGCTCACGCTCCACCTTGCAAGCTCCCGCGCCGCCGTGAGCGTGGGCCCGCACCTGTGGGACTCCGGCTACGACGGACGCGGCGTCACGATCGCCGTCGTCGACTCGGGCCTCGACGCCTCGCACCCCGCCTTCGAGGGCAAGGTCCGCCGCGCCGTTCGCGTCTCCTCGCAGGGCGTCGTCGACGCGGGCGAGGACCCGGACGGTCACGGCACGCACATCGCCGGCGTGGCCGCGGGCACGGGCGCCGGATCGCCCGGCCAGCAGCACGCGGGCATGGCGCCCTCGGCCTCCATCGTGGGCATCGACATCTCGACGAGCTTCACCACCACAAACGCGATCCGCGCCTTCGAGTGGATCCACGACCACTTCGTGCCGCTTGGCATCCGCGTCGTCACGAACTCGTGGGGCCGCGAGAAGCAGGACGCGCGCTACGATCCCGACGACGCGCTCATCCGCGCAAGCGACGCGCTCGTGCGAAACGGCATCGTCGTCGTCTTCTCGGCCGGCAACCGCGGCGCCGACGGCGCCGCAAGCCTCACGGTCGAGGCGATGAACCCGAACGTCATCACGGTGGGCGCGACCGACGACGCGGGATCGATCGAGCCGTACTCCTCGCGCGGACCGGCCATCGACCGCAACGGCAACCACGCGCCGTGGACGAAGCCCGACGTCGTGGCGCCGGGCTCCTCGATCACGAGCGCGCGCAGCACGCAGAAGCCCGGCTCGGGCGACGCGGGCCGCTACTACACCACGATGAGCGGCACGAGCATGGCCACGCCCCACGTGGCCGGCATCGCCGCGCTCCTCCTGCAGGCCAATTCGGCCCTCACGCCCGCGCAGGTCAAGGACGCGCTCGTTCGCACGGCGATCGACCGCGGCGCGCGGGGCCCCGACTCCGAGACGGGCCACGGGTTCGTGGACGCGACGGCGGCCATCACGCTTGTGATCGGCGAGGGCGCGCGCGAGATCGTGGAGCGTGTCCCGTTCTCGTCCGCGGGCAGCGCGAAGGTCGTAAACGGCATGGTCGTCGCCAACAACGGCGCGCCCTCCTCGCGCGCAAGCGAGGTCGAGATTCCCGTCCACGTCCCCGCCGGCACCACCTCCCTCTCCTTCGCCTTCCGATGGAGCGGAGCCGTCTCCTTCAGCGTCGTGCTCACAAACGGCCGCGAGACGATCGGTCCGTGGTCGGGCTCCACGCACATCGAGGCGGACGTGGACCGCAAGCTTGCGCCGGGCGGCTGGACGATCCTCGCGCGCCCGTCGGGCACGGGAAGCGTCGACTACCGCCTCGACGGCGAGGCGCTTGTCGTCACCCACGCGGTTCCGAAGGCGCGCCCGGGCGTGGCGCCCATCGCGCTTTCCAAGCAGCCCGGCTTCTTCGAGGAATGGAAGGCCCGCTCGCACGTGCTTGGAATCCTCCCGGCAAGCGAGGTGCCGCTTGTGATCGCCGGCGCGGCGGCGCTTTGCATCGCCGTCGTCTCCACGCTCTGGCTGCGCCGGCGCTTGGGTTCCCCGCCGGAGGCGCAGGAAGCGCACTGGCAGGGCGTCGTGGAGGCGGGGGAAGCCGGCCGCCGATAG
- a CDS encoding winged helix-turn-helix domain-containing protein, which translates to MARRERAMVVGSILDAVDQALASGPLPSVTELARRANVANSRFAAYLLDLKDAGFIEDTSTLRITAEGRAYLAQYRQWNKIAARVDAPRAPTEDRSESEK; encoded by the coding sequence GTGGCGCGACGGGAGCGGGCAATGGTCGTAGGGTCGATCCTCGACGCCGTAGACCAAGCGCTTGCCTCAGGCCCGTTGCCCAGCGTGACGGAGCTTGCCCGGCGCGCCAACGTGGCCAACTCGCGCTTTGCCGCCTACCTTCTCGACCTCAAGGACGCCGGTTTCATCGAAGACACCAGTACCTTGCGGATCACCGCCGAGGGCCGGGCGTACCTCGCCCAGTACCGGCAGTGGAATAAGATCGCCGCGCGCGTCGACGCGCCGCGCGCCCCGACCGAAGACCGTTCCGAATCGGAGAAATGA